A single region of the Geobacillus subterraneus genome encodes:
- a CDS encoding YitT family protein yields MIFGLKVKNSLFILLGAAIFAFGLVHFNMQNNLAEGGFTGITLLLYFLFGFDPAITNLALNIPLFFIGWKLLGRQTFLYTVLGTVAVSMFLSIFQRYMIHMPLRHDMTLAALFAGVFIGVGLGIIFRYGGTTGGVDIIARLVYKYKSISMGKTMFAFDAAVITLSLLLYLSYREAMYTLVAVFIAARVIDFMQEGGYAAKGATIISEQSEEIANRILTEMERGVTVLKGRGSYTKRDRDVLYCVVAKNELPRLKNVIMSVDPHAFVAVTDVHDVLGEGFTLDEQKRPLEP; encoded by the coding sequence ATGATTTTCGGCTTAAAGGTGAAAAACAGTTTGTTTATTTTGCTCGGCGCCGCTATTTTTGCCTTCGGGCTCGTTCATTTCAATATGCAAAACAATTTGGCAGAAGGCGGCTTTACCGGCATTACACTTCTTCTTTATTTTTTGTTCGGTTTTGATCCGGCCATCACCAACCTGGCCCTTAACATCCCGCTCTTTTTTATCGGCTGGAAGCTGCTCGGCCGCCAGACGTTTCTTTATACCGTACTCGGCACGGTCGCTGTTTCGATGTTTTTATCCATTTTTCAACGCTATATGATTCATATGCCGCTGCGGCATGATATGACGCTCGCGGCGCTGTTCGCCGGCGTTTTCATCGGCGTCGGCCTCGGCATCATTTTCCGCTACGGCGGCACGACCGGGGGCGTCGACATTATCGCCCGTCTCGTCTATAAATATAAAAGCATCAGCATGGGCAAAACGATGTTTGCCTTTGATGCCGCCGTCATTACACTGTCTCTTCTTCTTTACCTTTCGTATCGCGAGGCGATGTATACGTTAGTCGCCGTCTTTATCGCCGCGCGGGTTATTGATTTTATGCAGGAAGGCGGTTATGCAGCGAAAGGGGCGACGATCATCTCTGAACAAAGCGAAGAAATCGCCAACCGCATTTTAACAGAAATGGAACGGGGCGTCACCGTGTTAAAAGGACGCGGTTCGTATACGAAGCGCGACCGCGATGTCTTATATTGCGTCGTCGCCAAAAACGAGCTGCCGCGCTTAAAAAACGTCATTATGTCCGTCGACCCGCACGCCTTTGTCGCGGTCACCGATGTGCACGATGTGCTTGGAGAAGGGTTTACGCTTGATGAACAAAAGCGGCCGCTTGAGCCATAG
- a CDS encoding nucleotide pyrophosphohydrolase, translating to MQEKTMKQMQREVDEYIGQFKEGYFSPLAMLARLTEELGELAREVNHYYGEKPKKATEKENTVEEELGDLLFVLICFANSLGIDLQAAHDRVMDKFRTRDRDRWTRKEGAE from the coding sequence ATGCAGGAGAAAACGATGAAGCAGATGCAACGCGAAGTGGACGAATATATCGGACAGTTTAAAGAAGGCTATTTCAGCCCGCTCGCCATGCTTGCGCGGTTGACGGAAGAGCTCGGCGAACTGGCGCGCGAGGTGAACCATTATTACGGGGAAAAGCCGAAAAAGGCGACGGAAAAAGAAAACACAGTGGAAGAAGAGCTGGGCGATCTGTTGTTTGTGCTCATTTGTTTCGCCAATTCGCTCGGCATTGATTTGCAGGCGGCGCACGACCGGGTGATGGACAAGTTCCGGACCCGCGACCGCGACCGCTGGACACGGAAGGAGGGTGCTGAATGA
- the dapB gene encoding 4-hydroxy-tetrahydrodipicolinate reductase — translation MTIRIVIAGPRGRMGREAVALVQKTEHFELAAVIDRRYDGQRLADIGGFAGADAPIYTDAARCFAEVKPDVLIDLTTPEVGKRHAELALRHGVRPVVGTTGFTPEEIERLTELAEEKELGAIIAPNFAVGAVLMMKFARMAAKYFTDVEIIELHHDQKLDAPSGTALKTAQLIAEVRPSKKQGHPDEKETLAGARGAAYDGIPIHSVRLPGFVAHQEVIFGGDGQTLTIRHDSLDRRSFMSGVKLAVETVMHLHTLVYGLEHILE, via the coding sequence ATGACGATCCGCATCGTCATTGCCGGACCGCGCGGCCGCATGGGCCGCGAAGCGGTGGCGCTTGTGCAAAAAACCGAGCATTTTGAACTGGCCGCGGTCATTGACCGCCGCTATGACGGGCAACGTTTGGCTGACATCGGCGGGTTTGCCGGTGCCGACGCCCCGATTTATACCGATGCCGCCCGCTGTTTTGCCGAGGTGAAGCCGGATGTGCTCATCGATTTAACGACACCGGAAGTGGGAAAACGGCATGCGGAGCTGGCGCTGCGCCATGGCGTCCGCCCCGTCGTCGGCACGACCGGGTTTACGCCGGAAGAGATCGAGCGGCTGACCGAGCTGGCCGAGGAAAAAGAGCTCGGCGCCATCATCGCGCCCAACTTTGCTGTCGGCGCGGTGTTGATGATGAAGTTTGCCCGCATGGCGGCAAAATATTTCACTGATGTGGAAATTATCGAACTGCATCATGACCAAAAGCTTGACGCTCCATCCGGAACGGCGCTGAAAACGGCGCAGCTCATCGCTGAAGTGCGCCCATCGAAAAAACAAGGCCATCCGGATGAAAAAGAAACGCTCGCGGGCGCGCGCGGCGCCGCGTACGACGGCATTCCGATCCATAGCGTCCGTCTGCCGGGGTTTGTCGCCCATCAGGAAGTCATTTTCGGCGGCGATGGACAGACGCTGACGATCCGCCACGATTCGCTTGACCGCCGCTCATTCATGTCCGGCGTGAAGCTGGCGGTGGAAACGGTCATGCATTTACATACGCTCGTCTACGGGCTTGAACATATTTTAGAATAG
- the mgsA gene encoding methylglyoxal synthase → MKIALIAHDEKKAEMVAFATAYAPVLANHELYATGTTGLRIQEATGLAVHRFQSGPYGGDQEIGAMIARNEMDLVIFFRDPLTAQPHEPDISALMRLCDVYAVPLATNIGTAELLIRGLERGDLAWRNIVRGRAKSGEEEETER, encoded by the coding sequence ATGAAAATCGCGTTAATTGCCCATGACGAAAAAAAGGCGGAGATGGTCGCGTTTGCGACCGCCTACGCGCCTGTTTTGGCAAACCATGAACTGTACGCCACCGGCACGACCGGCTTGCGCATTCAGGAGGCGACCGGCCTCGCCGTCCACCGCTTCCAGTCCGGACCGTACGGGGGCGATCAGGAAATCGGAGCGATGATCGCCCGCAACGAGATGGACCTCGTCATTTTTTTCCGCGACCCGCTCACCGCCCAGCCGCATGAACCGGACATCAGCGCCCTCATGCGCCTTTGCGACGTCTATGCGGTGCCGCTCGCGACGAACATCGGGACGGCGGAGCTGCTCATTCGCGGGTTGGAGCGCGGCGATTTGGCATGGCGCAACATCGTCCGCGGCCGGGCGAAAAGCGGGGAGGAAGAGGAAACAGAAAGGTGA
- the bshB1 gene encoding bacillithiol biosynthesis deacetylase BshB1 yields MVETCDLLAFGAHPDDVEIGMGGTIAKYVRRGYRAVICDLTKAELSSNGTVDERQKEAAEAARRLGVSERLNLELPDRGLSVEEEAIRRIVAVIRRYRPRVVFAPYWEDRHPDHGQCARLVEEAVFSAGIRRYGAGELGDAHRVRSVYYYMINAFCRPHVLIDISETVHDKLASLRAYESQFEKRPGSVETPLTNNYIEMIESRERWFGQQIGAAYAEGFLTKTPIHLFDLFEGAR; encoded by the coding sequence ATGGTGGAAACATGTGATCTATTGGCGTTTGGCGCCCATCCGGATGATGTCGAAATCGGCATGGGGGGGACGATTGCCAAATATGTGCGGCGCGGGTATCGCGCTGTCATTTGCGATTTGACGAAGGCGGAGCTGTCGTCCAACGGAACGGTCGATGAACGGCAGAAAGAGGCGGCCGAAGCGGCTCGCCGGCTTGGCGTATCGGAACGGCTGAATCTCGAACTCCCCGACCGCGGCCTTTCTGTTGAAGAGGAGGCGATTCGCCGCATCGTTGCAGTCATTCGCCGCTATCGGCCGCGGGTTGTATTCGCTCCGTACTGGGAGGACCGCCATCCGGATCACGGGCAATGCGCCCGCCTTGTCGAGGAGGCGGTCTTTTCCGCCGGCATCCGCCGTTACGGTGCGGGGGAGCTTGGTGACGCCCACCGCGTCCGCTCGGTGTATTACTATATGATCAATGCCTTTTGCCGCCCGCATGTTCTTATCGATATTAGCGAAACGGTGCATGACAAGCTGGCGAGCTTGCGCGCCTATGAAAGCCAGTTTGAAAAGCGGCCCGGATCGGTTGAGACGCCGCTGACAAACAACTACATTGAGATGATCGAAAGCCGCGAGCGCTGGTTCGGCCAGCAAATCGGCGCGGCATATGCCGAAGGGTTTTTGACAAAAACACCGATTCATCTTTTCGACTTATTTGAGGGAGCGCGATGA
- the bshA gene encoding N-acetyl-alpha-D-glucosaminyl L-malate synthase BshA encodes MKLKIGIVCYPTVGGSGVVATELGKLLAEKGHEIHFISSSMPFRLNKVYGNIYYHEVSVNQYSVFQYPPYDLALASKIAEVAKREQLDVLHAHYAVPHAVCAALARQMVGELPIVTTLHGTDITVLGYDPSLSDMIKFGIEQSDIVTAVSNALVRQTYELLEVQKPIHTVYNFVDERVYRRREASHLRREYGIGETDNVIIHVSNFRKVKRVPDVVRAFAIVRRHVPAKLLLVGDGPEMTVVCRLVKELGLSGDVRFLGKQDKLEELYSISDVMMLLSEKESFGLVLLEAMACGVPCIGTAIGGIPEVIEDGKSGFLCALGDVEEAAQKALALLTDRRLHDEMAKEAVQTVHRKFCSSDIVGQYEQLYASLAARKVRG; translated from the coding sequence ATGAAGCTGAAAATAGGAATTGTCTGTTATCCGACGGTCGGAGGCTCAGGAGTCGTCGCCACCGAGCTTGGCAAACTGCTTGCCGAAAAAGGGCATGAGATTCATTTTATTTCGTCAAGCATGCCGTTTCGGCTGAACAAAGTATACGGAAACATTTATTACCATGAAGTGAGCGTCAATCAATACTCTGTCTTTCAATACCCGCCGTATGATTTGGCGTTGGCAAGCAAAATCGCCGAGGTGGCGAAGCGGGAACAGCTTGATGTGCTTCATGCCCATTACGCCGTGCCGCACGCTGTCTGCGCCGCGCTGGCGCGCCAAATGGTCGGCGAACTGCCGATCGTCACGACGCTGCACGGCACCGACATCACGGTGTTGGGCTACGACCCGTCGCTTTCCGATATGATTAAGTTCGGCATCGAGCAGTCCGACATCGTCACGGCGGTGTCTAACGCCCTCGTCCGGCAGACGTACGAGCTTCTTGAGGTGCAAAAGCCGATCCACACGGTTTACAACTTTGTTGACGAACGCGTCTACCGCCGCCGGGAGGCAAGCCATTTGCGGCGGGAGTACGGCATCGGTGAAACGGACAACGTCATCATTCACGTTTCTAATTTCCGGAAAGTGAAGCGCGTGCCCGATGTGGTGCGCGCGTTTGCCATCGTGCGCCGGCACGTGCCGGCCAAGCTCTTGCTTGTCGGCGACGGCCCGGAAATGACCGTCGTCTGCCGGCTCGTCAAAGAGCTCGGACTTAGCGGCGACGTCCGGTTTTTAGGAAAACAGGACAAGCTTGAAGAGCTGTATTCGATCAGCGATGTGATGATGCTACTGTCGGAAAAAGAAAGTTTCGGGCTTGTCCTGCTCGAGGCGATGGCGTGCGGCGTCCCGTGCATCGGTACGGCGATCGGTGGCATCCCGGAAGTGATTGAAGACGGAAAAAGCGGCTTTTTATGTGCGCTTGGCGATGTCGAGGAAGCGGCTCAAAAAGCGCTCGCGCTGCTGACCGACCGCCGCCTGCATGACGAAATGGCAAAAGAGGCGGTGCAAACCGTTCATCGAAAGTTCTGCTCGTCCGATATCGTCGGGCAGTATGAACAGCTGTATGCTTCACTGGCGGCAAGGAAGGTGAGAGGATGA
- a CDS encoding CCA tRNA nucleotidyltransferase codes for MKPPFQQALGIVRQLKRHGHEAYFVGGAVRDLLLGRPIGDVDIATSALPDEVMAIFPKTIDVGSRHGTVVVVHEGTAYEVTTFRTDGDYEDHRRPESVTFVRSLEEDLKRRDFTMNAIAMDEHGTVIDPFGGQEAIEKRLICTVGEADARFREDALRMMRAVRFVSQLGFSLAVATKRAIIANAPLLAHISVERMTMEMEKLLAGPFAAEALPLLAETRLSAYLPGLAEKDGQLRRAAAYRWPWLTSREERWALLCQALGITESRPFLRAWKLPNKVIDEAGAILAALAAVPEPAAWTNEQLFLAGLKRALSVEMVRAALIGKPPEPQHETLRRRFAALPIKTKGELAVNGKEVIEWIGKPAGPWVKETLDAIWRAVVNDEVENEKERIYAWLMERSRTQEKNC; via the coding sequence ATGAAACCGCCGTTCCAACAGGCGCTTGGCATCGTCCGGCAGCTGAAGCGGCATGGCCATGAGGCGTATTTTGTCGGCGGCGCGGTGCGCGACTTGCTGCTTGGGCGCCCGATCGGCGACGTCGACATTGCGACGAGCGCCTTGCCGGATGAAGTGATGGCGATTTTCCCGAAAACGATCGATGTCGGTTCAAGGCACGGCACGGTCGTCGTCGTGCACGAAGGAACGGCGTACGAAGTGACGACGTTCCGCACCGATGGCGACTATGAAGACCACCGCCGTCCTGAGTCGGTGACGTTCGTCCGCTCGCTTGAAGAAGACTTGAAGCGGCGCGATTTTACAATGAATGCGATCGCCATGGACGAGCACGGGACGGTCATTGACCCGTTCGGCGGGCAAGAGGCGATCGAAAAGCGGCTCATTTGCACCGTCGGAGAAGCGGACGCGCGGTTTCGGGAAGATGCGCTCCGCATGATGCGGGCCGTCCGTTTCGTCAGTCAACTTGGATTTTCGCTCGCTGTCGCTACGAAGCGGGCGATCATCGCCAACGCGCCGCTTCTCGCCCATATTTCGGTTGAGCGGATGACGATGGAGATGGAAAAGCTGCTTGCCGGCCCGTTTGCTGCCGAAGCGCTGCCGCTTTTGGCCGAAACAAGGCTGTCCGCCTACTTGCCGGGGCTGGCCGAAAAAGACGGGCAGCTGCGGCGGGCAGCTGCGTACCGCTGGCCGTGGCTCACATCGCGCGAAGAGCGGTGGGCGCTTTTGTGCCAGGCGCTTGGCATCACGGAAAGCCGGCCGTTTTTGCGCGCATGGAAGCTGCCGAACAAGGTGATCGATGAAGCTGGAGCCATATTGGCGGCGCTCGCTGCCGTCCCCGAACCGGCCGCGTGGACGAACGAGCAGCTGTTTTTGGCCGGCCTCAAGCGGGCGCTCTCGGTTGAAATGGTGCGCGCCGCGTTGATCGGAAAGCCGCCTGAGCCGCAGCATGAAACGCTGCGCCGCCGTTTTGCCGCCTTGCCGATCAAAACGAAAGGCGAGCTTGCGGTCAACGGAAAAGAGGTCATTGAATGGATCGGGAAACCGGCCGGCCCGTGGGTGAAAGAGACGCTGGACGCCATATGGCGGGCGGTTGTCAACGATGAAGTTGAAAACGAGAAGGAGCGGATTTACGCATGGCTCATGGAGCGCAGTCGGACACAAGAAAAAAACTGTTAG
- a CDS encoding biotin--[acetyl-CoA-carboxylase] ligase: protein MAHGAQSDTRKKLLELFAEANGEFLSGQKISEQLGCSRAAVWKHIEELRKEGFELEAVRRLGYRIVSTPDKVTANEIQLGLKTETLGHMIHFFEEVDSTQRIAAKLAYEGAPEGTLVVAEEQKAGRGRLDRKWFSPQGTGIWMSLILRPPIPPQQAPQLTLLVAVAVSQAIQEVTGLVPDIKWPNDILLHGKKCAGILTELQADPDRVRSVIIGIGMNVNQTSTQFPEDIRAIATSLAIEKGERMKRAPLIQEILLQLERLYKQYLEHGFRPIKLLWEGYAVSIGKPVTARTLDGVMRGIARGITDDGLLILEDEQNQLHYIHSADIQL, encoded by the coding sequence ATGGCTCATGGAGCGCAGTCGGACACAAGAAAAAAACTGTTAGAACTGTTTGCCGAGGCAAACGGCGAGTTTCTGTCCGGACAAAAGATCAGCGAGCAGCTCGGCTGTTCGCGGGCGGCCGTATGGAAACATATCGAGGAGCTGCGCAAAGAAGGGTTTGAACTCGAAGCGGTGCGCCGCCTCGGCTACCGGATCGTGAGCACGCCCGATAAGGTGACGGCAAACGAAATCCAGCTTGGCTTGAAAACCGAAACGCTCGGCCATATGATCCATTTTTTTGAGGAAGTCGATTCGACGCAGCGCATCGCGGCGAAGCTGGCGTATGAAGGGGCGCCGGAAGGGACGCTTGTCGTCGCCGAAGAGCAGAAAGCCGGGCGCGGGCGCCTGGACCGGAAATGGTTTTCCCCGCAAGGAACCGGCATTTGGATGAGCCTGATTTTGCGGCCGCCCATCCCGCCGCAGCAGGCGCCGCAGTTGACGCTGCTCGTTGCCGTGGCGGTCAGCCAAGCCATTCAAGAAGTGACCGGGCTCGTTCCGGATATTAAATGGCCGAACGACATTTTGCTTCACGGCAAAAAATGCGCCGGCATTTTAACGGAGCTGCAGGCCGACCCCGACCGCGTCCGTTCGGTCATCATCGGCATCGGCATGAACGTGAACCAGACAAGCACGCAATTTCCGGAGGACATTCGCGCCATTGCCACATCGCTCGCCATTGAAAAAGGGGAGCGCATGAAGCGTGCGCCGCTCATTCAAGAAATTTTACTTCAGCTCGAGCGGTTATATAAGCAATATTTGGAGCACGGTTTCCGTCCGATTAAGCTTCTTTGGGAAGGGTACGCCGTTTCGATCGGCAAACCGGTGACGGCAAGGACGCTGGACGGGGTGATGCGCGGCATTGCCCGCGGCATTACCGATGATGGGCTGCTGATCCTTGAGGATGAGCAAAACCAACTCCATTATATTCATTCAGCGGATATTCAACTGTAA
- the panB gene encoding 3-methyl-2-oxobutanoate hydroxymethyltransferase → MKTKADFFRMKQADEPIVMVTAYDFPSAKLAEQAGVDMILVGDSLGMVVLGYDSTIPVTVDDMIHHTKAVRRGAPNTFIVTDMPFMSYHASKEEALQNARRIMQQSGANAVKVEGADDVVKVIAALTKAGVPVVAHLGLTPQSVGVLGGYKVQGKDAESAKKLLDDAKQCEQAGAMALVLECVPKQLGAAVAQALTIPVIGIGAGAEVDGQVLVYHDLLGYGVSRVPKFVKQYAAVQETIVEALANYVADVRLRQFPEPAYTFTMKEEEWVALYGGNQS, encoded by the coding sequence GTGAAGACGAAAGCCGATTTTTTTCGCATGAAGCAGGCGGATGAGCCGATCGTGATGGTGACCGCTTACGACTTTCCGTCGGCGAAGCTGGCCGAACAGGCCGGGGTGGATATGATTTTAGTCGGCGATTCGCTCGGCATGGTCGTGCTCGGCTACGACTCGACGATCCCGGTGACGGTCGATGACATGATCCATCATACGAAGGCGGTCCGCCGCGGTGCGCCGAATACGTTTATCGTTACGGACATGCCGTTTATGTCGTACCATGCGTCCAAAGAAGAGGCGCTGCAAAACGCCCGGCGCATCATGCAGCAGTCGGGGGCGAACGCCGTCAAAGTCGAGGGGGCGGATGACGTCGTTAAGGTGATCGCCGCACTGACGAAAGCCGGGGTGCCGGTCGTCGCCCACCTCGGGCTGACGCCGCAGTCCGTCGGCGTGCTTGGCGGCTATAAAGTGCAAGGCAAAGATGCGGAAAGCGCCAAAAAGCTGCTTGATGATGCAAAACAGTGCGAGCAGGCAGGAGCGATGGCGCTCGTCTTGGAGTGCGTGCCGAAGCAGCTCGGGGCGGCTGTGGCTCAAGCGCTCACCATTCCCGTCATCGGCATCGGCGCGGGGGCGGAAGTCGACGGCCAAGTGCTCGTCTATCACGACTTGCTTGGCTACGGCGTCAGCCGCGTGCCGAAGTTTGTCAAACAATACGCCGCCGTTCAAGAGACGATCGTCGAGGCGCTGGCGAACTATGTCGCTGATGTCAGGCTGCGCCAGTTTCCGGAGCCGGCGTACACGTTTACGATGAAGGAAGAGGAATGGGTGGCCTTATACGGAGGAAACCAATCATGA
- the panC gene encoding pantoate--beta-alanine ligase has product MIIVDRISEMQALMRQCRREGKTIGFVPTMGYLHEGHAALIDRAREENDMVVVSIFVNPLQFGPNEDFARYPRDFARDRHIAEQRGVDVLFHPEAGEMYPGPLTVQAVVKARTDVLCGRSRPGHFDGVATVLIKLFHIVMPDRAYFGMKDAQQVAVVDGLIRDFNFPIELVPVPTVREADGLAKSSRNVYLSSQERKEAPALYQALQAAAAAVEEGERSGDALRRLVKEHIEAHTHAEIDYVEVCSYPDLTPLETLHGTVLVAVAVRFTSARLIDNVILRLPEAPRQEE; this is encoded by the coding sequence ATGATCATCGTCGATCGGATTAGTGAAATGCAGGCGCTGATGCGCCAATGCCGCCGTGAAGGAAAAACGATCGGGTTCGTCCCGACGATGGGCTATTTGCACGAAGGGCATGCCGCTCTCATCGATCGGGCGCGCGAAGAGAACGACATGGTCGTCGTCAGCATTTTTGTCAATCCGCTTCAGTTTGGACCGAACGAAGATTTTGCCCGTTATCCGCGCGATTTCGCCCGCGACCGGCACATCGCCGAACAGCGCGGAGTCGACGTGCTGTTTCATCCGGAAGCAGGCGAGATGTACCCGGGGCCGCTCACGGTGCAAGCGGTCGTCAAAGCGCGCACCGATGTATTGTGCGGACGGTCGCGGCCCGGCCATTTCGACGGCGTAGCGACGGTGCTCATTAAGCTGTTTCACATCGTTATGCCTGACCGCGCCTATTTCGGCATGAAAGATGCTCAGCAAGTGGCTGTTGTTGACGGCTTGATTCGCGATTTCAATTTTCCGATTGAGCTCGTGCCGGTGCCGACGGTCCGTGAGGCCGACGGGCTGGCGAAAAGCTCGCGCAACGTCTATTTATCGTCGCAAGAACGGAAGGAGGCGCCGGCGCTCTATCAAGCGCTGCAGGCGGCAGCGGCGGCCGTTGAGGAAGGGGAGCGGAGCGGTGATGCTCTTCGCCGTCTCGTCAAAGAGCATATTGAAGCGCATACGCATGCCGAGATCGATTATGTCGAAGTGTGCTCGTACCCGGATTTGACGCCGCTTGAAACGCTTCACGGAACGGTGCTCGTCGCGGTTGCCGTCCGGTTTACGAGCGCCCGCTTGATCGACAATGTCATCCTTAGGCTGCCCGAGGCGCCAAGACAAGAGGAGTAA
- the panD gene encoding aspartate 1-decarboxylase, whose protein sequence is MFRTLMNAKIHRARVTEANLDYVGSITIDEDILDTVGMVANEKVQVVNNNNGARFETYIIPGERGSGVFCLNGAAARLVQKGDIIIVISYALVPEEKIAAHRPKIAIMDENNRIAQLIAEEPAHTIL, encoded by the coding sequence ATGTTTCGTACACTCATGAACGCGAAAATTCACCGCGCCCGCGTAACGGAAGCGAACTTAGATTATGTCGGCAGCATTACGATCGACGAAGATATTTTAGATACGGTCGGCATGGTGGCTAATGAAAAAGTGCAAGTCGTCAACAATAATAACGGGGCCCGCTTTGAAACGTACATCATCCCGGGCGAGCGCGGCAGCGGCGTCTTTTGCCTAAACGGCGCCGCCGCCCGCCTCGTGCAAAAGGGGGACATCATTATCGTCATTTCGTATGCGCTCGTTCCGGAAGAAAAAATCGCCGCACACCGGCCGAAAATCGCCATTATGGACGAAAACAACCGCATCGCGCAGCTCATCGCCGAAGAGCCGGCGCATACGATTTTATAA